In Pocillopora verrucosa isolate sample1 chromosome 13, ASM3666991v2, whole genome shotgun sequence, one genomic interval encodes:
- the LOC131790163 gene encoding uncharacterized protein, producing the protein MADYAAALKQCSERCEFGGFLEQALRDRFVCGLRNRQIQKRLLTETELTWKKALDTAIAMESAEKQANHFGPVAPPSNINVLPAHPDGTGHWSDPVCDVRRNVERGVSNHNTPTIERETVNLLREPLTVLSKAMVDVEYEGQTERLPLQIIKGSGPSLFGRNWLSKIRLIWPTIKKISNELDSVLDKRPEASKDELGTLKGAKAQFFVEPGAVPKFHKLRPVPHAIKRAIEQELDRLENMGVLEKVRFSN; encoded by the exons ATGGCGGACTACGCCGCAGCACTAAAACAGTGTTCGGAACGTTGCGAGTTCGGAGGATTCCTTGAGCAAGCATTAAGGGACAGATTTGTCTGTGGATTGCGAAACAGGCAAATCCAAAAGAGGCTGCTAACTGAGACCGAACTAACTTGGAAAAAGGCCCTTGATACGGCCATAGCCATGGAATCAGCAGAAAAGCAGGCAAACCATTTCGGACCAGTGGCACCGCCCTCAAACATTAATGTGCTACCAGCAC ATCCCGATGGAACTGGACACTGGAGCGACCCTGTCTGTGATGTCAGAAGAAACGTGGAAAGAGGCGTGTCCAACCACAACACTCCAACAATCGAGCGCGAGACTGTCAACTTACTCAGGGAACCACTGACAGTCCTCAGCAAAGCAATGGTTGATGTTGAGTACGAAGGCCAAACCGAGAGGTTGCCATTACAAATCATCAAAGGAAGCGGTCCGAGTCTGTTTGGACGTAATTGGCTTTCCAAGATTAGGCTCATTTGGCCTACAATCAAGAAGATAAGTAATGAACTTGATAGTGTATTAGATAAACGTCCAGAAGCATCTAAGGATGAACTGGGAACACTGAAGGGCGCAAAGGCTCAATTTTTTGTTGAACCCGGAGCTGTACCCAAATTTCATAAGCTTAGACCAGTGCCACATGCAATTAAGAGGGCTATTGAGCAAGAACTTGATCGATTAGAGAATATGGGAGTGTTAGAGAAAGTTCGTTTCTCTAACTAG